A window from Xiphophorus maculatus strain JP 163 A chromosome 17, X_maculatus-5.0-male, whole genome shotgun sequence encodes these proteins:
- the LOC102231344 gene encoding fibroblast growth factor 23, giving the protein MDVSKRPGMRNTVLALLFAVLQGLPIGEASPNPSPLAGSNWGNPRRYVHLQTSTDFNTFYLEIRLDGAVRRATSRTSYSVILLKAETRERLAIFGVKSNRYLCMDSEGNPYTSSVCLREECLFNHKLLENNRDIYYSTRNSILFNLEGSRQVYAVGQNLPQTALFLPKKNTVPLERLLLHRGKRNQVVDPSDPHNALTRQTEDGSDSRAVREDDGDLEVEAEVEIEVGDDRVVSRETPQQALSNHDPWNVQSSRQAGPWSIGTVG; this is encoded by the exons ATGGACGTCAGCAAGCGACCGGGGATGAGGAACACCGTGCTGGCGCTCCTCTTCGCCGTCCTGCAGGGTCTTCCCATCGGGGAAGCCTCTCCGAACCCGTCCCCGCTGGCTGGATCCAACTGGGGGAACCCGAGGAGATACGTCCACCTGCAGACCTCCACCGACTTCAACACCTTCTACCTGGAGATCAGGCTGGACGGCGCGGTGCGCAGAGCCACGTCCAGGACGTCATACA GTGTAATTCTACTGAAAGCTGAAACACGGGAGCGCCTGGCGATCTTCGGAGTCAAAAGCAACCGCTACTTGTGTATGGATTCAGAGGGCAACCCCTACACTTCG TCTGTTTGTCTCCGGGAGGAATGTTTGTTCAACCACAAGCTTCTGGAGAACAACCGGGACATATACTACTCCACCCGGAACAGCATCCTGTTCAACCTGGAGGGCTCCCGGCAGGTGTACGCAGTGGGTCAGAATCTGCCGCAGACCGCCCTCTTCCTGCCGAAGAAGAACACGGTGCCGCTGGAGCGCCTCCTGCTGCACAGGGGGAAGAGGAACCAAGTGGTGGACCCCTCAGACCCACACAACGCCCTCACCCGGCAGACCGAGGACGGCTCGGACTCCAGGGCCGTGCGAGAGGACGACGGAGACCTGGAGGTGGAGGCGGAGGTGGAGATTGAGGTTGGGGACGACAGGGTCGTCTCCAGGGAGACGCCGCAGCAGGCTCTGTCCAACCACGACCCCTGGAACGTGCAGTCTTCCAGACAGGCTGGCCCCTGGAGCATCGGCACCGTGGGATGA
- the LOC102231607 gene encoding fructose-2,6-bisphosphatase TIGAR B yields the protein MVTFTLTFIRHGETQYNRDKLLQGQGVDTPLSETGVQQSKAVGRYLTDIKFCKVFVSNLQRAVQTAEIILRNNTHSSGMEMILEPLLRERGFGVAEGRHKEYLRNMAKAAGQSCRDFTPPGGETLDQVKQRFKNFLQVLFKQMLDEQETTGDVASSSDGHQRASAHVLVVSHGAYIRVAVRHLLEDLRCVLPAGVKMSQLLSPCPNTGVSRFVVTLSQSESGPLLSAARCLFTNRKEHLENLPPPE from the exons ATGGTAACGTTCACTCTAACGTTCATACGCCA TGGGGAGACTCAGTACAACAGAGACAAGCTCCTGCAAG GTCAGGGAGTGGACACGCCTCTGTCAGAAACAGGTGTGCAGCAGTCCAAAGCTGTGGGACGATACCTTACAGACATCAAGTTCTGCAAAGTCTTTGTTAGTAACCTGCAGCGAGCTGTGCAG ACAGCGGAAATAATTCTGAGGAACAACACTCACTCTTCTGGTATGGAGATGATTTTAGAGCCCTTACTCAGAGAACGG GGTTTTGGCGTGGCTGAAGGCCGTCACAAAGAGTATCTGAGGAACATGGCGAAAGCAGCTGGTCAGTCCTGTCGTGATTTCACGCCGCCAGGAGGAGAAACTTTAGACCAG GTGAAGCAGAGGTTCAAAAATTTCCTCCAagttctttttaaacaaatgctgGACGAACAGGAAACGACCGGAGACGTCGCCTCCTCCAGTGACGGCCACCAGCGGGCCTCGGCCCACGTCCTGGTGGTGAGCCACGGCGCGTATATCCGGGTGGCCGTCAGGCACCTGCTGGAGGACTTAAGGTGCGTCCTGCCTGCAGGCGTGAAGATGTCGCAGCTGCTTTCGCCGTGTCCCAACACGGGCGTCAGCCGCTTCGTTGTCACTCTGAGCCAGAGCGAGTCGGGTCCGCTGCTCTCTGCCGCCCGCTGCCTCTTCACCAACAGGAAGGAGCATCTGGAAAACCTGCCGCCTCCTGAGTAG
- the LOC102225733 gene encoding G1/S-specific cyclin-D2-like, which translates to MELYCLESDTAVKAQPDPNILYDDRVLQSLLTIEDSFLPQCSYFQRVQKDIQPYMRRMVAGWMHEVCEEENTNQDVFPLAINYLDRFLAVMPTRKNYLQLLGAVCIFLAAKLKDCRPPSAEKLCVYTDNSITPRELLEWELVVLGKLKWNMASVIPNDFIEHIMRRLPLPKDKQAMVCKHTLTFIALCATDDRLAMNPPSMIATGSMAAAICGLQLDHSDQRLSRDNLTDLLAKITNTEVDCLRACQEQIERVLASSLQQGQQYGPDSAVRGGSKSREQQDQSSTPTDVRDVNL; encoded by the exons ATGGAGCTGTATTGCCTGGAGTCGGACACAGCCGTGAAAGCCCAGCCTGACCCAAACATCCTCTATGATGATAGAGTGCTGCAGAGTTTATTAACTATTGAGGACAGTTTTTTACCTCAGTGTTCGTATTTCCAGCGGGTCCAGAAGGACATTCAGCCTTATATGAGGAGAATGGTTGCAGGCTGGATGCACGAG GTTTGTGAAGAGGAAAACACCAACCAAGACGTCTTTCCTTTAGCCATTAATTATTTGGACAGATTCTTAGCAGTGATGCCTACAAGAAAAAACTATTTGCAGCTCTTGGGAGCTGTGTGCATCTTCCTGGCCGCCAAGCTGAAGGACTGCAGGCCGCCATCAGCGGAAAAGCTCTGCGTGTACACAGACAACTCCATTACACCCCGAGAGCTGCTG GAGTGGGAACTGGTCGTCCTGGGGAAGTTGAAGTGGAACATGGCCTCGGTCATCCCCAATGATTTCATAGAGCACATCATGCGCCGGCTGCCCCTTCCCAAAGACAAGCAGGCGATGGTCTGCAAACACACGCTGACTTTCATCGCCCTTTGTGCCACAG ACGACCGTCTCGCCATGAACCCTCCTTCCATGATCGCCACCGGCAGCATGGCGGCTGCGATCTGCGGCCTCCAGCTGGACCACAGCGACCAGAGGCTGAGTCGGGACAACCTGACTGACCTGCTGGCCAAGATCACCAACACTGAAGTG GACTGTTTGAGGGCGTGCCAGGAGCAAATCGAGCGTGTGCTGGCCTCCAGCCTGCAGCAGGGTCAGCAGTATGGACCCGACAGCGCCGTCAGAGGCGGCAGCAAGTCCCGGGAGCAGCAGGATCAGTCGAGCACCCCCACGGATGTGCGCGACGTCAACTTATGA